A genomic segment from Canis lupus baileyi chromosome 31, mCanLup2.hap1, whole genome shotgun sequence encodes:
- the SST gene encoding somatostatin isoform X2: MLSCRLQCALAALSIVLALGGVTCAPSDPRLRQFLQKSLAAAAGKQELAKYFLAELLSEPNQTENDALEPEDLSQAAEQDEMRLELQRSANSNPAMAPRERKAGCKNFFWKTFTSC, encoded by the exons ATGCTGTCCTGCCGCCTCCAGTGCGCGCTGGCCGCGCTGTCCATCGTCCTGGCTCTGGGCGGTGTCACCTGCGCGCCCTCGGACCCCCGACTCCGCCAGTTTCTGCAGAAGTCCCTGGCTGCCGCCGCGGGGAAGCAG GAACTGGCCAAGTACTTCTTGGCAGAGCTGCTGTCTGAACCCAACCAGACAGAGAATGATGCCCTGGAACCTGAAGATTTGTCCCAGGCTGCTGAGCAGGATGAAATGAGGCTGGAACTGCAGAGATCTGCTAACTCAAACCCCGCCATGGCACCCCGAGAACGCAAAGCTGGCTGCAAGAATTTCTTCTGGAAGACTTTCACATCCTGTTAG
- the SST gene encoding somatostatin isoform X1 encodes MLSCRLQCALAALSIVLALGGVTCAPSDPRLRQFLQKSLAAAAGKQSVTVQELAKYFLAELLSEPNQTENDALEPEDLSQAAEQDEMRLELQRSANSNPAMAPRERKAGCKNFFWKTFTSC; translated from the exons ATGCTGTCCTGCCGCCTCCAGTGCGCGCTGGCCGCGCTGTCCATCGTCCTGGCTCTGGGCGGTGTCACCTGCGCGCCCTCGGACCCCCGACTCCGCCAGTTTCTGCAGAAGTCCCTGGCTGCCGCCGCGGGGAAGCAG TCGGTCACAGTGCAG GAACTGGCCAAGTACTTCTTGGCAGAGCTGCTGTCTGAACCCAACCAGACAGAGAATGATGCCCTGGAACCTGAAGATTTGTCCCAGGCTGCTGAGCAGGATGAAATGAGGCTGGAACTGCAGAGATCTGCTAACTCAAACCCCGCCATGGCACCCCGAGAACGCAAAGCTGGCTGCAAGAATTTCTTCTGGAAGACTTTCACATCCTGTTAG